Proteins from a single region of Clupea harengus chromosome 5, Ch_v2.0.2, whole genome shotgun sequence:
- the prxl2b gene encoding prostamide/prostaglandin F synthase codes for MAHLDLAKISSNVLKNAASGENVELGTLWREQTVVLFFLRRFGCQICRWTASEVSKLEPNLKASGVALVGVGPELLGVDEFKAGGFFKGDVYVDEKKKSYKDLGFKRYNALSVVPAAMGKKVRDVSSKASAGGIQGNFTGDLLQSGGMLIVAKGGEKVLLHFIQDTPGDHIPLEDIAKALGISASVEAGQRPQCNDDVSTM; via the exons ATGGCACATTTGGACCTAGCCAAAATAAGTTCGAATGTATTGAAAAACGCTGCATCTGGGGAG AACGTGGAACTGGGGACGTTGTGGCGGGAGCAGACCGTGGTGCTTTTCTTTCTGCGGCGGTTTGGCTGTCAGATCTGCAGGTGGACTGCCTCAGAGGTCAGCAAGCTGGAGCCTAACCTTAAGGCTAGCGGAGTAGCTCTCGTCGGTGTGGGGCCTGAGCTGCTTGGGGTAGATGAGTTCAAGGCGGGAGGCTTCTTCAAGGGAG ATGTCTACGttgatgagaagaaaaaaagctaCAAGGACCTTggttttaaaag GTACAATGCTTTAAGTGTGGTTCCTGCTGCCATGGGGAAGAAAGTGCGAGATGTCTCATCAAAG GCAAGTGCTGGCGGAATCCAGGGGAACTTCACAGGGGATCTCCTGCAGAGTGGTGGCATGCTTATTGTGGCAAAAG gTGGTGAGAAGGTGCTTCTGCACTTCATCCAGGACACGCCGGGAGATCATATCCCCCTGGAAGACATAGCCAAAGCCCTGGGCATCTCAGCCAGTGTGGAAGCTGGACAGAGGCCGCAG
- the slc45a1 gene encoding proton-associated sugar transporter A isoform X1: MSSPGMGTPSDPLLASPAGSRAGGIHDASWRPSLPKTSSFPTSTTRHLSHRANNFQRHPKRRKLIRPSPPPPPNTPCPLDQLDLTELPPRRTFTELVCNGCILFGIEFSYAMETAYVTPVLLQMGLPDQFYSLVWFISPILGFLLQPILGAWSDRCTSRFGRRRPFILALALGALFGLTLVLNGRDIGAALADTAFNHKWGIVLTVCGVVLMDFSADSADNPSHAYMMDVCGPEDQDRGLNIHALLAGLGGGFGYIVGGINWDHTEFGRAMGGQLRVIYMFTSVTLVAATAMTLTSIPERTLPQTHPRATRSALKSPSLPLPPSPPAPPGTGLEERDEEDGLYSYQSSNPQRRYTDPLGHSCSASARLCAGLTSPISPLSPLTPKYGSFISRDNSLTGINEFASSLGTSYIDSVLIDCYTGPRTPQPLEPEAVGPRMNAGDTPPPRVPQPGEEARPGEGQEQGEGPAQSLTPVANPAEGTQPNGSEVMQANEGMLPNGSEGGPQPGVGSKRGSILKRPQSLALIEDPLITPSIGVENGHRRTVTFSQQVANILLNGVRYESDLSDRIESGDTQMSMRLLCIAIYRMPPSLRSLCTNHFLGWLSFEGMLLFYTDFMGEVVFKGDPKAPHDSEAYQRYNAGVSMGCWGMCIYAFSAAFYSAILEKLEERFSLRTLYFFAYLAFGLGTGLATVSTNLYVVLSLCVTYGVLFSSLCTLPYSLLCEYYQSPQFCGSSEEGTRRGMGVDISLLSCQYFLAQLLVSVLMGPLTALVGGAQGVMYFSSLMSFVGCLYSSLCVQYQLPPPEGEPPPNEAQPLLVHI; this comes from the exons ATGTCATCTCCGGGCATGGGTACGCCAAGTGATCCCCTCCTGGCCAGCCCAGCGGGGAGCAGAGCAGGAGGGATCCATGATGCCTCCTGGAGGCCTTCCCTCCCCAAGACCTCCAGCTTCCCAACCTCCACGACACGCCACCTCAGCCACCGAGCCAACAACTTCCAAAGGCACCCCAAGAGGCGGAAACTCATCAGGCCGTCGCCGCCTCCGCCCCCTAACACACCCTGCCCTCTGGATCAGCTGGACCTGACGGAACTCCCACCACGCCGGACCTTCACTGAGCTTGTGTGCAACGGCTGCATCCTGTTTGGCATCGAGTTCAGCTACGCCATGGAAACAGCCTATGTCACACCAGTGCTCCTGCAGATGGGCTTGCCAGACCAGTTCTACAGTCTGGTGTGGTTCATCAGTCCAATTCTAG GCTTTTTACTACAACCAATATTAGGAGCGTGGAGTGATCGCTGCACGTCACGTTTCGGTCGGAGGAGGCCCTTTATCCTGGCCTTGGCCCTGG GAGCGCTATTTGGCTTAACACTAGTTCTGAATGGGCGGGACATTGGAGCAGCACTGGCAGACACAGCTTTTAATCACAAATGGGGCATAGTGTTGACGGTGTGTGGGGTGGTTCTGATGGACTTCAGTGCAGACTCAGCTGACAACCCAAGCCATGCCTACATGATGGATGTTTGTGGTCCTGAAGACCAGGACCGAGGGCTCAACATCCACGCACTTCTTGCAG GATTAGGTGGTGGGTTTGGCTACATCGTGGGAGGCATCAACTGGGATCACACTGAGTTTGGCAGAGCCATGGGTGGCCAGCTCCGGGTCATCTACATGTTCACCAGTGTCACCCTCGTGGCTGCCACGGCGATGACCCTCACCAGCATTCCGGAGCGGACGCTACCTCAGACGCATCCGAGGGCCACCAGGAGTGCCCTGAAGAGCCCCAGcctacccctacccccctccccacctgcCCCACCTGGAACTGGTCTGGAGGAGCGGGACGAAGAGGACGGCTTGTACAGCTACCAGTCCTCCAACCCCCAGCGGCGCTACACGGACCCGCTGGGCCACTCCTGCAGCGCCAGCGCACGGCTCTGCGCGGGCCTCACCAGCCCCATCTCCCCCCTCAGCCCGCTCACGCCCAAGTACGGCAGCTTCATCAGCCGAGACAACTCCCTGACCGGCATCAACGAGTTTGCCTCCTCCCTGGGCACCTCCTACATAGACAGCGTGCTGATTGACTGCTACACGGGGCCGCGGACGCCCCAACCCCTGGAGCCAGAGGCCGTGGGCCCCCGGATGAACGCGGGGGACACCCCGCCTCCGCGGGTGCCCCAGCCCGGTGAAGAGGCCCGGCCAGGCGAGGGCCAGGAGCAGGGGGAAGGACCAGCGCAGTCGCTGACCCCAGTCGCTAACCCTGCTGAGGGCACGCAACCCAACGGGAGCGAGGTGATGCAAGCGAACGAGGGGATGCTACCCAACGGGAGTGAGGGGGGCCCCCAGCCTGGCGTAGGGTCTAAGAGGGGGAGTATCCTGAAGCGCCCCCAGAGCCTGGCTCTCATTGAGGATCCCCTAATCACTCCCAGCATAGGGGTGGAGAACGGGCACAGGCGCACTGTTACCTTCAGCCAGCAG GTGGCAAATATTTTGCTAAATGGTGTGCGCTACGAAAGTGATCTGAGCGACAGAATTGAATCTGGGGATACACAGATGTCCATGAGGCTGCTCTGCATCGCCATCTACAGGATGCCCCCATCTTTGCGCAGCCTTTGCACCAACCATTTTTTGG gctgGCTGTCCTTTGAGGGCATGCTTCTCTTTTACACGGACTTCATGGGGGAGGTTGTGTTTAAGGGGGACCCCAAAGCGCCCCACGACTCAGAGGCCTACCAGCGCTACAACGCTGGGGTCAGCATGGGCTGCTGGGGCATGTGCATCTATGCATTCAGTGCTGCCTTCTACTCAG CTATTCTGGAGAAGCTGGAGGAGCGTTTCTCGCTGCGCACGCTCTACTTCTTCGCCTATCTGGCCTTCGGCCTGGGCACGGGTCTGGCCACCGTCTCCACCAACCTGTACGTggtgctgtctctgtgtgtcacttacggcgtgctcttctcctctctctgcacgtTGCCTTACTCGCTGCTGTGTGAGTACTACCAGAGCCCACAG TTCTGTGGCTCCTCAGAGGAGGGGACCAGGCGGGGGATGGGCGTGGACATCTCCCTCCTCAGCTGCCAGTACTTCCTGGCTCAGCTCCTGGTCTCTGTGCTGATGGGCCCTCTGACCGCGCTGGTGGGCGGGGCCCAGGGCGTGATGTATTTTTCCAGCCTGATGTCGTTCGTGGGCTGCCTGTACTCCTCGCTGTGTGTGCAGTACCAGCTGCCTCCACCAGAGGGTGAGCCCCCCCCAAACGAGGCCCAGCCACTACTGgtgcacatttaa
- the slc45a1 gene encoding proton-associated sugar transporter A isoform X2, producing MSSPGMGTPSDPLLASPAGSRAGGIHDASWRPSLPKTSSFPTSTTRHLSHRANNFQRHPKRRKLIRPSPPPPPNTPCPLDQLDLTELPPRRTFTELVCNGCILFGIEFSYAMETAYVTPVLLQMGLPDQFYSLVWFISPILGFLLQPILGAWSDRCTSRFGRRRPFILALALGALFGLTLVLNGRDIGAALADTAFNHKWGIVLTVCGVVLMDFSADSADNPSHAYMMDVCGPEDQDRGLNIHALLAGLGGGFGYIVGGINWDHTEFGRAMGGQLRVIYMFTSVTLVAATAMTLTSIPERTLPQTHPRATRSALKSPSLPLPPSPPAPPGTGLEERDEEDGLYSYQSSNPQRRYTDPLGHSCSASARLCAGLTSPISPLSPLTPKYGSFISRDNSLTGINEFASSLGTSYIDSVLIDCYTGPRTPQPLEPEAVGPRMNAGDTPPPRVPQPGEEARPGEGQEQGEGPAQSLTPVANPAEGTQPNGSEVMQANEGMLPNGSEGGPQPGVGSKRGSILKRPQSLALIEDPLITPSIGVENGHRRTVTFSQQVANILLNGVRYESDLSDRIESGDTQMSMRLLCIAIYRMPPSLRSLCTNHFLGWLSFEGMLLFYTDFMGEVVFKGDPKAPHDSEAYQRYNAGVSMGCWGMCIYAFSAAFYSAILEKLEERFSLRTLYFFAYLAFGLGTGLATVSTNLYVVLSLCVTYGVLFSSLCTLPYSLLCEYYQSPQFCGSSEEGTRRGMGVDISLLSCQYFLAQLLVSVLMGPLTALVGGAQGVMYFSSLMSFVGCLYSSLCVQYQLPPPEGRVEVETRV from the exons ATGTCATCTCCGGGCATGGGTACGCCAAGTGATCCCCTCCTGGCCAGCCCAGCGGGGAGCAGAGCAGGAGGGATCCATGATGCCTCCTGGAGGCCTTCCCTCCCCAAGACCTCCAGCTTCCCAACCTCCACGACACGCCACCTCAGCCACCGAGCCAACAACTTCCAAAGGCACCCCAAGAGGCGGAAACTCATCAGGCCGTCGCCGCCTCCGCCCCCTAACACACCCTGCCCTCTGGATCAGCTGGACCTGACGGAACTCCCACCACGCCGGACCTTCACTGAGCTTGTGTGCAACGGCTGCATCCTGTTTGGCATCGAGTTCAGCTACGCCATGGAAACAGCCTATGTCACACCAGTGCTCCTGCAGATGGGCTTGCCAGACCAGTTCTACAGTCTGGTGTGGTTCATCAGTCCAATTCTAG GCTTTTTACTACAACCAATATTAGGAGCGTGGAGTGATCGCTGCACGTCACGTTTCGGTCGGAGGAGGCCCTTTATCCTGGCCTTGGCCCTGG GAGCGCTATTTGGCTTAACACTAGTTCTGAATGGGCGGGACATTGGAGCAGCACTGGCAGACACAGCTTTTAATCACAAATGGGGCATAGTGTTGACGGTGTGTGGGGTGGTTCTGATGGACTTCAGTGCAGACTCAGCTGACAACCCAAGCCATGCCTACATGATGGATGTTTGTGGTCCTGAAGACCAGGACCGAGGGCTCAACATCCACGCACTTCTTGCAG GATTAGGTGGTGGGTTTGGCTACATCGTGGGAGGCATCAACTGGGATCACACTGAGTTTGGCAGAGCCATGGGTGGCCAGCTCCGGGTCATCTACATGTTCACCAGTGTCACCCTCGTGGCTGCCACGGCGATGACCCTCACCAGCATTCCGGAGCGGACGCTACCTCAGACGCATCCGAGGGCCACCAGGAGTGCCCTGAAGAGCCCCAGcctacccctacccccctccccacctgcCCCACCTGGAACTGGTCTGGAGGAGCGGGACGAAGAGGACGGCTTGTACAGCTACCAGTCCTCCAACCCCCAGCGGCGCTACACGGACCCGCTGGGCCACTCCTGCAGCGCCAGCGCACGGCTCTGCGCGGGCCTCACCAGCCCCATCTCCCCCCTCAGCCCGCTCACGCCCAAGTACGGCAGCTTCATCAGCCGAGACAACTCCCTGACCGGCATCAACGAGTTTGCCTCCTCCCTGGGCACCTCCTACATAGACAGCGTGCTGATTGACTGCTACACGGGGCCGCGGACGCCCCAACCCCTGGAGCCAGAGGCCGTGGGCCCCCGGATGAACGCGGGGGACACCCCGCCTCCGCGGGTGCCCCAGCCCGGTGAAGAGGCCCGGCCAGGCGAGGGCCAGGAGCAGGGGGAAGGACCAGCGCAGTCGCTGACCCCAGTCGCTAACCCTGCTGAGGGCACGCAACCCAACGGGAGCGAGGTGATGCAAGCGAACGAGGGGATGCTACCCAACGGGAGTGAGGGGGGCCCCCAGCCTGGCGTAGGGTCTAAGAGGGGGAGTATCCTGAAGCGCCCCCAGAGCCTGGCTCTCATTGAGGATCCCCTAATCACTCCCAGCATAGGGGTGGAGAACGGGCACAGGCGCACTGTTACCTTCAGCCAGCAG GTGGCAAATATTTTGCTAAATGGTGTGCGCTACGAAAGTGATCTGAGCGACAGAATTGAATCTGGGGATACACAGATGTCCATGAGGCTGCTCTGCATCGCCATCTACAGGATGCCCCCATCTTTGCGCAGCCTTTGCACCAACCATTTTTTGG gctgGCTGTCCTTTGAGGGCATGCTTCTCTTTTACACGGACTTCATGGGGGAGGTTGTGTTTAAGGGGGACCCCAAAGCGCCCCACGACTCAGAGGCCTACCAGCGCTACAACGCTGGGGTCAGCATGGGCTGCTGGGGCATGTGCATCTATGCATTCAGTGCTGCCTTCTACTCAG CTATTCTGGAGAAGCTGGAGGAGCGTTTCTCGCTGCGCACGCTCTACTTCTTCGCCTATCTGGCCTTCGGCCTGGGCACGGGTCTGGCCACCGTCTCCACCAACCTGTACGTggtgctgtctctgtgtgtcacttacggcgtgctcttctcctctctctgcacgtTGCCTTACTCGCTGCTGTGTGAGTACTACCAGAGCCCACAG TTCTGTGGCTCCTCAGAGGAGGGGACCAGGCGGGGGATGGGCGTGGACATCTCCCTCCTCAGCTGCCAGTACTTCCTGGCTCAGCTCCTGGTCTCTGTGCTGATGGGCCCTCTGACCGCGCTGGTGGGCGGGGCCCAGGGCGTGATGTATTTTTCCAGCCTGATGTCGTTCGTGGGCTGCCTGTACTCCTCGCTGTGTGTGCAGTACCAGCTGCCTCCACCAGAGG GCAGAGTTGAAGTTGAGACTCGGGTGTGA